The segment TCAGAAATGCGGAAGAACGACATCAATTGACTCTGCATGCAGTGTTTCCGATCAAATTGCTTATACCGCCTGATGCGAATTGTCGGTGACAATCCTCAATTTTTTTAATCGAGGACAGAGGCGTTCCATACCATACATGAAATAACTTGGCAATACATCTTTTTTAAGCCATTTAGTAAAGGCAAAAGTGACTAAAAAGATTAATTTGCCGAAAACTATAAATATTGATGAGATGATTATATAAGTTTACTGTCCCACCAGAAATTTGGGGCACAAGGATAATTTCGACATCAGAAGGAATAAGGGCGTGTTTGGGGAGTGGGAAACTCAACACAACACTTAGAGTAATCTTTGTAGATCATATCCTGCGATGTGAAATATATTAGAAATTAGGGGAAGACGTAGCATGAAAACATTACACAAATGTCCAAAATGTAGTTCAAGGTTGGAATTGAAAGGGGAAAAAATACAGGTTTGCAAGGTCTGTAAATACTGGACAGAAGCAGGAACTGCAAGACTCGACTCAATTACAATTCTTGAATGAGGTGAGATCTTGGAAATTACCTTAAAATGTCACTTGTGCGATATTGATCTAAAGATAATGAGAATTGGCGATAACGCCATGTACTATTGTCAGAAATGCGGAAGAACAACCTCCATTGATTCTGCCTGCACCATTTCCGATCAAACTGCTTACACAGCCTGATGTGAACTGCCTGCGATCTTCCTCAATTTCGCAACATAGGAATAAAGGCTTTCCACATCTTTAATTTCTTTTTTTACCATTGAACTCAAGCGTTCACGCATGTTCATATCTACATCAATACCAAAATACCGGAGGTCTTCCGATATCTTTGATGCCAGGAGGTCACCACGACGGTCCCAGTCAGTCAGAACCATAACCTTTTTACCAGTATCAACGATCCTGGCAGAAACTTCCGTCAGAGGCCGGTGAGTTGCAAGTTCAATATCCCCCTGAAAACCCAGTTTTCTCAAAGAAATAACATCCCTTTTTCCCTCAACAACAATAAGATCACCATTATTTGAATGCTCCAGCATTTCTTCAAGAAGTTCCTCGATCAGTTCAAGTTTTCGTTGATAAACAAAAAGAGGAGCTTTCAGATGAGGCCTGCCCACTGGCATATTTGCATACTGTTCATGATCTGACATTAATATCGAATATTAGAACTCAAACATTAATAATCATACCATAAAAGTAGAACTCATCATTCCACACACATCGGATAATCTTATATAGAAATGTTAATTAAACTTTATACAGATGGAGTGATCGACCAATCCATCAAGGAGTGGTATATATGGGTTGTATCTTTTGTGGAAAAGCTTGTACAGAAGCAGGAGTCGAAGGAGAATATGGGAAAGAGGTCGCAGAAGGCCGAATTGTCGGACACACCCACATTTGCCTGGATTGTCTGGCAGAGTTAAAAGAGATCCTCGATATTGAAGAAATTGAAAAGAAGCTCGCTGAGACAGAATACGAAATCTTTGAAGAGGCTAACCACTGAAGTGGATTAATTGTCTGGCATAAATTAATAAAAAGAAGACATTCCAGACAGTTCCAACTGTCCAGAACTAACAAGAAGCAGATTATCTTTTAATAAAGAATTCGGCGAGTTCATCAGAAGTATCGACCCACATAACTTCGATGCCTTCAACATTGGAAAGTTCAGGGCCGATGCGCAGATTTTCCAATAGCTCTAATATAAGAGATCTTTTGCCCTGAGCAATAACCCTTACACGACCATCGGGCAAATTCTGGGCATAGCCCACCAGACCTAATCCGGTAGCTACTTTCTGAGTAAAGCCCCTGAAGTACACACCCTGAACCCTGCCGGAGACATACATCTCCGCACAGGTATCCTCATTATTTTCTGACATGAACTCACTTCAATTACTATCTTAGAGGAACTTTGGCCTCATGGAAAGCAACTTTGCAAGAGGTAAACTGCGGTATGGCATATCGCCTATATCGGACATAACCATTCCATTAAGCTCATCAGCAGTCATTTCGACCTTCTTTGGCTTCTTTGGTTCGGACTCAGCACGGATGGTCACATTGACCTTGCCGCTTTCCACTTCAGAATCACCAATAACCGCCACATATGGAATCCATTCACGACCTGCATCGCGTATCTTCTTACCCACGGTTTCCTCGCGGTCATCAATATCCACACGACACTGAAGAGCATCGGCAACCTGATTGGCAAATTCCATATGCCTTTCAGCAATAGGGATGACACGGACCTGCGTAGGAGACAACCATACAGGTAAATTTGGAACTTCGCCAGCTTCTGCATTCATTGCGGCCTTTTCAAGGAGGGCATATATACACCTCTCAATTGCCCCGCTTGGAGAACAGTGAAGAACAACAGGACGTTGCGTCTCACCATTGGAATCAATGTAATTTATATCATAGCGCTCTGCATTCTCCACATCGATCTGTACAGTAGACAATGCACTTGCCTTTTCGATGGCATCCACGAAGTTGAACTCGAACTTAAGGACGAAATAGAAGAACCTTGTATCCCACATTTCCACAAGTACAGGCTTGTCAACCTTTCTTGCAAGTTCTGTGATAAAGTCCCTATTGCCTTCGTAAAAGTCACGTGTAAAGCGAATAGCAACTTCAAAGTCACTCACATCAATACCGATCCTGTTCAATGTATCAATACACATGCTATACTGCTCACCGAACTGGGACACGGCACCTTCCATGTCCGGACACAATGTGTGCATATCCGGCATTGTGAAAGCACGCAGCCTTCGAAGACCCACAAGCTCACCACGCTGTTCCTTCCTGAAACTGTATCTGGTAAGCTCCATCATCTTAAGAGGAAGATG is part of the Methanococcoides orientis genome and harbors:
- a CDS encoding acylphosphatase, producing MSENNEDTCAEMYVSGRVQGVYFRGFTQKVATGLGLVGYAQNLPDGRVRVIAQGKRSLILELLENLRIGPELSNVEGIEVMWVDTSDELAEFFIKR
- a CDS encoding toprim domain-containing protein; the encoded protein is MSDHEQYANMPVGRPHLKAPLFVYQRKLELIEELLEEMLEHSNNGDLIVVEGKRDVISLRKLGFQGDIELATHRPLTEVSARIVDTGKKVMVLTDWDRRGDLLASKISEDLRYFGIDVDMNMRERLSSMVKKEIKDVESLYSYVAKLRKIAGSSHQAV